The stretch of DNA CGTAGAACTTTCCTGTAATTATGTTTGCATTGATTATGGCGATTATATTGTGCTTGTATTATGTGATTTGTTGGGTTAAGGGACTAAGTATGAGATATTCTAATCGAATTAGGAAGCTATTATAAGTtaagaaaataacataattaaaacatttttgAACTAGCTTGCATGAAGAAGCCTTTCACTCGTCATGGGATGTGTTGGAAATGATGGAAGATAAATGACATTGATGATGActtttaatgtgtgaattgaaaaatgagaagtcccacattggagggaacacactcatttataacttttataagGTGTTAGTTTTacaattgggttgggccccaaggggcaccgcaattttACGAAGGGGCTTGGTTTGGGTTGTATTGAAGTTTTTAAAcacatgaaaattaattatttttaattaattaattgcttgCGTTAAGTCACAAATTATGAAACTGCCATCCACAAGGTCAAAGTCAATGTTCTGATTCATTCAAACCCTAAAGACTTAGCTTCGGTTATTTGCTGAGTCTTTCCCACGTTTTGATTGCTGAGGCACGTTTCTGGTGGCCAATGGACTTCGTGCTTCTTGGATCCCCCTTTTTCTCAGATCCAATTGCTGAACTCATCTTTAAATAGAGAGCTCACCTCACttggaaaagcacaccaaaagctctccgtatctgaggcttttctcacttctccccctaatattcttcttcttcttattttcttgagtAGCCTTCGTGCTATATTTGAGTGTTAGTCAATCGACTGGCATacagagggtgtaattctagaacggttttctacagtgcagtagaactccgatacagtgaatctgggctgttttatcttggggacttcgtggttgatagtctgccttgcacaattttgggcagtgcctcgaaacgtcttaaagagagcgacctagtccgcgactcaacccagtaatattttcggtggcataaattgttttcaaaggttttcgattttcagaaacaacaattttaagacgttttcgAACTGCCATGTCTACCGACGAAATTACTGGGCCCGGTTCATCTGCTCCTGACTACAACAAACCGTTTTGGTTTGAGGGAAGTCACTTCAAACGATGGCAACAAAAGATGCTGTTTTTTCTAACCACGAAAAAGCTTGTCGACGTTTTGAAGGATGACATTTCTGTTGTACCAGAAAAGGTGAACAAGCTGAAAAGGATAAAATAGCTGCTGAATTAACCCAATGGGAAAataatgattacttatgtaagaattatattcttaatggacttgctgatgatctgtatgacTACTACAGTTCCAACAGCAATACTGCTAAACAGGTTTGGGATGCTTTAAAGAAGAAGTACGATACTGAGGAAGCTGGAGCCAAGAAGTATGCTGTAagccgctacctcaaatatcagaTGACAGATGACAGATCAGTGGAAGCTCAGTCTCATGAAATCCAGAAAATAGCTCACGAGATCATCACTGAAGGTATGTCCCTAGATGAACAGTTTCAGAttgctgttattattgacaaattgccCCCTACTtggaaagaatttaaaaattctcttaggCATAAAACTAAAGAATTCTTTCTAGAAAGTCTAATAACCCGCCTTAGAATTGAGGAGGAATCTCGCAAGCAAGACCAGAAAGATGAAATTCTTCTTGTAGCtaataacaagaaaaagaagtcCATCGGAGCAGTTCTGAAGCCAGACGGCAAACAACTGAAGAATCAGAACCGCACTTCAAAGAACAGCAACAGGAATGGGAACCACCAAAGGGTCCCAATTGCCAGTCAGCCACCACCTCCTAGAAATGGCCCACTCCCCTTTCACTGTTTCAATTGTGGGAAAGAGGGTCATATGGCACGCAAGTGTAGGTACAAGTCAGGCGCTGTAAATCAGGCCAACTTGACCGAAGAGCAATTCGTTGCAATGATAACTGAGATCAACCTCGTTGGTGGATCAAATGGATGGTGGATAGACACTGGCGCCTCACGCCATGTTTGCTATGATcgtgctatgtttaaaacatacactactgttgaagataagaaagtgttGTTGGGAGACTCCCACACCACTATTGTTGCTGGAATTGGAGATGTGGAACTAACATTCACATCTGGAAAGACCTTAATTCTGAAGGATGTAATGCACACTCCAGAAATAAGAAAGAATCTGGTCTCAGggtttcttctcaataaggcagggttcactcagtctataggggcagatttgtacaccatttctaaaaatggtatctttgttgggaaagggtacaccactgatggcatgtttaaattgaatgttgaaatgaataagatgtctccttctgcttacatgttgtgtgattttaatatttggcatgctagactATGTCATATAAACAaacatgtgatttcaaatttgagTAATTTAGGCTTGATtccaaaattatctaaaaaggattttgaaaaatgcgaTTTTTGCAGTCAAGCCAAAATAACTAAGAAATCCCATAAATCAATTGTTAGAGAAACTGAACCTCTAGAATTAATACACTCTGACATATGTGAGCTTGACGGAACGCTAACCAGAAATGGAAAAcgttatttcatcacttttattgacgattgttctaattttacttacgtatatctcatgaaaaataaaagtgaagcgcttgacatgtttaaaatatttgtgactgaaatagaaaatcaatttgacaaaaagattaagaggtttcgtagtgatagaggaacCGAGTATGATTCTGGCTTATTTATTGAGTTCTATAAAACCCaaggaattatacatgaaacaactgcaccatattcacctgaaatgaatggtaaagctgaaagaaaaaatagaactcTTACTGAATTAGTTGTTGCTATAATGCTGAATTCTGGTGCTGCATCTCATTGGTGGGaggaaattattttgactgtttgctatgttttgaatagagttcctaattctaaaagcaaaacatatccttatgagataatgaagaatAGACAGCCCAACTTGTCTTATCTTCGAACCTGGGGCTGTCTGGCTTATGTTAGAATCCCCGATCCCAAGCGAGTCAAACTcgccagtagagcctatgaatgtgcattcattgggtatgcagtaaacagcaaagcgtataggttttagGACCTAAACGCAAAATTGatcatagaatcaaatgatgCTGACTTCTATGAAgataaattccctttcaaatcaagaaatagtgggggcagcggaccaagtcaagttcctgtgacaacgagcactgaaagcaacaaacaagacgaaacagaaactcgaaggagtaagagagtaagagttgctaaagattatggaccagaATGCATGGCCTACAACAtagaagaggatcctgcgaACATTAAAGAAGCTCTGTCATCCTTAGATGCAGATTTgtggcaagaagctataaacgatgaaatggattctctagaatctaacaagacctggcatctggtagacttgcctcctggttgcaaaccaataggttgtaaatggatcttgaaaaagaaactgaaacccgatggatctgttgataaatacaaggctcgccttgtagccaaaggttttagacaaagagagaatatagatttcttcgacactttctcaccagtcactagactaacatccattagggtgcttatatcacttgcggctattcataacctggtgatacaccagatggatgttaaaacagccTTTTTAAACGGTGAactggaagaagaaatctacatggagcaacctgaaggatttgtaattcatggacaagaagacaaggtctgcaagttagataaatctctgtatggtcttaaacaagctcctaagcaatggcatgaaaaatttgataacttgattatctcgaatgagtttaaagtaaatgaaagtgacaaatgtatttactacaaatttgaaaataacattTGCACTAtattatgtctctatgtagacgacttactcatatttgggtCAAANNNNNNNNNNNNNNNNNNNNNNNNNNNNNNNNNNNNNNNNNNNNNNNNNNNNNNNNNNNNNNNNNNNNNNNNNNNNNNNNNNNNNNNNNNNNNNNNNNNNNNNNNNNNNNNNNNNNNNNNNNNNNNNNNNNNNNNNNNNNNNNNNNNNNNNNNNNNNNNNNNNNNNNNNNNNNNNNNNNNNNNNNNNNNNNNNNNNNNNNNNNNNNNNNNNNNNNNNNNNNNNNNNNNNNNNNNNNNNNNNNNNNNNNNNNNNNNNNNNNNNNNNNNNNNNNNNNNNNNNNNNNNNNNNNNNNNNNNNNNNNNNNNNNNNNNNNNNNNNNNNNNNNNNNNNNNNNNNNNNNNNNNNNNNNNNNNNNNNNNNNNNNNNNNNNNNNNNNNNNNNNNNNNNNNNNNNNNNNNNNNNNNNNNNNNNNNNNNNNNNNNNNNNNNNNNNNNNNNNNNNNNNNNNNNNNNNNNNNNNNNNNNNNNNNNNNNNNNNNNNNNNNNNNNNNNNNNNNNNNNNNNNNNNNNNNNNNNNNNNNNNNNNNNNNNNNNNNNNNNNNNNNNNNNNNNNNNNNNNNNNNNNNNNNNNNNNNNNNNNNNNNNNNNNNNNNNNNNNNNNNNNNNNNNNNNNNNNNNNNNNNNNNNNNNNNNNNNNNNNNNNNNNNNNNNNNNNNNNNNNNNNNNNNNNNNNNNNNNNNNNNNNNNNNNNNNNNNNNNNNNNNNNNNNNNNNNNNNNNNNNNNNNNNNNNNNNNNNNNNNNNNNNNNNNNNNNNNNNNNNNNNNNNNNNNNNNNNNNNNNNNNNNNNNNNNNNNNNNNNNNNNNNNNNNNNNNNNNNNNNNNNNNNNNNNNNNNNNNNNNNNNNNNNNNNNNNNNNNNNNNNNNNNNNNNNNNNNNNNNNNNNNNNNNNNNNNNNNNNNNNNNNNNNNNNNNNNNNNNNNNNNNNNNNNNNNNNNNNNNNNNNNNNNNNNNNNNNNNNNNNNNNNNNNNNNNNNNNNNNNNNNNNNNNNNNNNNNNNNNNNNNNNNNNNNNNNNNNNNNNNNNNNNNNNNNNNNNNNNNNNNNNNNNNNNNNNNNNNNNNNNNNNNNNNNNNNNNNNNNNNNNNNNNNNNNNNNNNNNNNNNNNNNNNNNNNNNNNNNNNNNNNNNNNNNNNNNNNNNNNNNNNNNNNNNNNNNNNNNNNNNNNNNNNNNNNNNNNNNNNNNNNNNNNNNNNNNNNNNNNNNNNNNNNNNNNNNNNNNNNNNNNNNNNNNNNNNNNNNNNNNNNNNNNNNNNNNNNNNNNNNNNNNNNNNNNNNNNNNNNNNNNNNNNNNNNNNNNNNNNNNTGTTGGAAATGATGGAAGATAAATGGCATTGATGATGGcttttaatgtgtgaattgaaaaatgagaagtcccacattggagggaacacactcatttatAACCTTTATAAGGTgttagtttcacaattgggttgggccccaagggcaccgcaattttgtgaaggagggagaacgcaagcaaacggACCACCACATGCGCGCGCACCGCCGCCCGCCCGTCCGGCTTGGGTTGGGTTGGGTTGGGTTGTGgtgtattaaagtttttaaacacatgaaaattaattatttattttaattaattaattgcttgCGTTAAGTCACAAATTACGAAACTTCCATCCACAAGGTCAAAGTCAATGTTCTGATTCATTCAAACCCTAAACTGACTAATCTTCTGTCCTTTGCttagtcaaaaccctaatttgacttagCTTCGGTTATTTGCCACGTCAAAACCCTAAAGCTGAGTCTTTCCCACGTTTTGATTGTTGCCCGGTCAAGAAGCCTAGTCAAGTCACGTTTCCTATCTCTGAGGCACGTTTCTGGTGGCCAGCTGATGGACTTCGTGCTTCTTGGATCTCCCCCTTTTTCTCAGATCCAATTGCTGaactcatctataaatagagagctcacctcacttggaaaatcacaccaaaagctctccgtatctgaggcttttctcacttATCCCCctaatattcttcttcttcttcttattttcttgagtAGCCTTCGTGCTATATTTGAGTGTCAGTCAATCGATTGGCATACAGAGGATATTCCAAAATCAAAATGTAGCaatattcaatagacatatattaGTATTGTCATTTCCTTcaattaattccaaaattaaatCCACACAACGTTTTCAaacttctttaatttgatcCAGATAAAATGATCTCGAGTCATCAAatatctgaaaaaaaaaaaaaaaaaaaaaacacaatcaatatcaggtgaatcctaattttttatcatacgaacattaaaaaatacaatcaataacaatttctaaatttttatcatacgaaaataaaaaaaaacgcaATCAATAACAGCTTGTAAAAAATTACTTACTTGCATCTATGAATCAACTCTGTtacaatgttcaacatatgtaacatGACATAGTAGTCACACTCATACATTTGCCAtgttttgttgagacaaaatctcaatttaatgttttgatgaaaacaaacaaaaagttaattaagaatgttaattatgattctaaatgttatttagtttaacttgtgtttttgagtgtattaatttaaagataggatttaaacaaagcaaagaaatcagcATAAAAAGTCATGAAACTGAACAGACAAGAATGGATAACATCCTTAACTGAATCtggaaaacagagaatgttctcTAGTTTAAAGAGTGATCATCATACCCCCAAGATCAATcgatctccactagttaaaagaagttttagcctctgcattttacatctatatcattaacacttggcaaggaacaaactgagatgatcatattcaaataaactactcgaatcacaaagagaaaagATCACAAATTAGCAAGAGCAAACATATATGAACCTTTTCCAGCATGACTATCaagaacgaagaacattctttaCAGcattctgatcattctccagtaTGTTAACATTAATCTCCAACATgctaacatcattctccaacatgttaaACATCAGTCTTTGGAATGATCAGACCAGTCTCCAGGATGATCAGACCAGTATCTAGAATGATCATCAGTCTCCAGAATtttcaacatcattctccagcagaTTGACATCATTCTCTAGTCTGTTTGTGCGAATCAAAATACTGTCTTGAACTGATATCatcaatcatatatataaagattGAAGAATCATTAAACAAGATCACATCTATCAAAGAATGAAGAAATCCAGACCAGTCAAACAGAACTTAAAAGTGTTCAAAGACTTGAatgtttttattcatataaattgGTCTTCGGTTAAAACTGACAGAGCattaccaacagctcttttgaccattattaaatgctctaaaacacctataaaaggaaggtcaATCTCAAGGAAAATtagagcttcaagtactaagaaaattcattactcatttcaatcgtACTTGAATTTCTTTTactcacatacattgaatcagTTCTGATTTTTCTCATTCGATTCTTAGAATCATTCTCGTGTATTTCTCTGTCAAAGAATCAGAACTAAAACAAGTATTGATCCTTCTAagattctaacaaaacaatttcatcattattgtaaaattcGAACTATaggagtttagtatagtttgggtagattgtaagaaatcctatcaaggttgataggtgacttgattgaactcctttctgggtgaatttttttaaactttgtaacagatcaaggttgatatgAGCTAGGTGTTGttaaaccaagaaggttctttgttttgaacacttagtagAAAATCTCAGAGTTGTGAAGACTGGACGTAgtccgagttgggtgaaccagaataTATCCTTGTGTTGTatttcttcccttatctatttactttcagtctgattgattatcaagttaaatacataaattgaattactgattttaactaacaaaaaacgttcttcgttttctggttaaagccaaaaatattttttgttttctattttcacaaccaagatcaatcttgagttattttcttaaaattttaacaggaattttttaaaagggtgaatttacaattcaaaccccttttttgtaaattgacattgctacttcataTTTAACAAATCATCATGTCATATCTATTTTGTATAACTCTGACAAATCccataacaaataaaatgatttcttatttattcaaaatgtaATCGGTTTTCATTTTAACATTAACACTAGGACAATAAAACTTTCCttcatttttagaattttattttcaaaagcaaattataaaaatttctcCACACCTACATACTTCACTCAAATGATTAGCATTTATGCAACTATGATCTATAACTAGtcttgttaaaaataaataaccgTAAATATTAaggtaaaataaaactaaaataattttattgtgctttacttttttatttattgttttacaGTGTCGTATTCATATTAACTAAAAGTAGTTTactattattttcttctttattgttattattttgattattgttttGCTCCCTATTATATAAAATGTAACATGTAAAATATGTACTTTAACTTGCGGATGCAACTGAAAAAATCTCCTACATCCACcaaaagacttaaaaaaaaaaaacttataaagcatattattattttttgaaaattataaagttGTAGAGAAATATTGTAGCATATACTTCAATAACACAAAatttagtgaaaaaaaaaaaaagaaaatacaaataatgAGTTCATacaaaggaaaacaaaatgataaagagtaaaaaaaaagtttggcGTTTTTTTACTTTCTATCCCAAAACATAACATATAGCTCTCCGTCACATaagatattattatataaaaatgaacTTATAACTATATATAGTAATCATTCTAGCgatgtaaaatattaaactattgTTATATATCAACTATAGTaataatagaaaattataaaaaattattcacaatAATATCTctatgtaaataaaatttattattcaataaacAAGAACTTGAAAACCAAAGTTAAAATGGTTTCAATAAAATGGAGACAGTTGTTGTGAAGTCAATGTCAAGTCTTAGAATAAAGATAGAAATTCTCACGAAACTAGAGAATAAGAAATGTTTAGAGTGTACCGGAAGATAAAACGTAAATGCACGTAGTTAATACAAGATAAAACACTACCTACAcgagattttttatatttttaaatttatcttaaatCGATTATTAATATAaccatgttaatttttttaaaaatatttataaaattgtcacTACCTCATCTTAATAAATCTTTTATCCAAATCTATAAACACATGAATATGTAAAGTTTAGATTATTTgctcaaataattttatgttatactaaattttacatatatcatttatataatataaattttcaattcaatgatttttataaaagaaaaaaactaaataaatagaaataattgAAAGAGAATTAGATTGAAATGTTTTAAACTCTGCAAAATGGTGGATATCTCGATAGATTTTTGTGTTTATGTATTAGTAATGGTATTGGTGGGTCATGATCCAATAAGAAATGTTAATGATGATGCACCGATGTTGATAGTAATATGATGGCCAATTCAAAGTCAGACAATCCAAATTAAAGCTTTAgactttaaaattttgaataagtATTGGTGTATTTTCCATCATCTtaaatgcaaaaataaaaaaatattaatttaataatgatataaataatattaatttataaattaaaaaataataattttgttttaaaaatttaaaaaataattcattttaagatatatatttttactaatatagatctcttaaaaataatttgaagtttGACTCTTACTATTTTtagtaaaacaaaatgaattttgtaataataaaaatgaaactaaatataacattttattaaattaaaactatatattaaacaatcttaaatacaaaatattattctctcaatcatttatattttatataatttatttaatacgtgtgaaatgttttttttctaaaaaaaaaaataagcatacatagataaaaaaataaaataaaaactattaaacATTCGTCTTGTGACATTAAAACATTGGGACTAGGTGTTAATTGCCATGTCAACGTGTATCCAAATATTTCTTCTCTAACATAAACAGAGACTTTAGAGATTAGAAATGAAGGAGAAAAAAGGGTGTTAATTAAGTTAATCCTCTAATATTCCTAGTTCATTGGTCTTGACTCATATATATCATTCATGGCACAACCTTCATTGTCTTCTTCCTTCACATATGATTGGACTTATGATGTTTTCCTAAGTTTTAGAGGACTTGATACCCGAAACAACTTCACTGGTAATCTCTACAATTCTCTCCATCAAAGAGGCATACACACTTTCATTGATGAAGAAGAAATCAGAGAAGGAGATGAAATCACACCTACTATTCTCCAAGCCATTAAACACTCTAGGATTTTCATTGCTATTTTCTCAGATCACTATGCATCTTCAACGTTTTGTTTGAATGAACTAGTCATGATTCTTGAGTGTTCCAAGTCACAAGGACGGTTGTTTTTGCCGGTTTTCTATGATGTGGATCCATTTCAAATTCGATACATGACTGGAACTTATGCTGAGGCTTTCACAAAACATGAGGCTAGGTTCAAAGATGAAAAGGATAAGGTGCAGAAATGGAGGGATTCTTTACTTCTAGCTGCTAATGTGTTGGGATGGCATTTCAAACCAGGGTATGTACTTCTTAACACAAATTCGAATTAGTTGCTATAATCGAAAAgaataaatttgttaataaaCTCAAAACActtaagataataatataaaatgacaaaatatttataaatatgacaaaattaaaCTGTCTGAATATTCATACCATCTTGACTTGTAATAATGAGGGCGTCGAAGTCATCAATTGAATAAGTATTAGATCAAACTTAATTTTTCAATCTTAATTAAACGAATACCGCAATAAGAAGAAAACTAAAACAATGTCattgtttaattgatttaactATTTCAACTTAGTACCTTATTGTAGGGTTAGGTTTTATAACTTAATACTTTGGCATTGGTAAAAAAGTCTATCGTACTATATAGTATTGTTGAGTTCAATCTTGactataaaacatataagtctaGAAGAAGGAAATACAATGAAGAAGTAATAACTTTTTAGTTGAAGTGAATAAACTAAACACATTGAATGAGTATTTCAATTTACATGAATTTTTGTAATGTGTAGGTTTGAATCAGAGTATAAGTTTATCAGAAAGATAGTAAAAGAGGtctcattaaaaataaatcggATTCCTTTGCATGTTGCAAAGAAGCCAATTGGGTTGAAGTCTCAAATGTTAGAAGTAATATCTCTCCTTGGACTTGAGTCTAATGAGAGAGTGAACATGGTAGGCATTTATGGAATAGGAGGAATAGGAAAATCAACTATTGCTCGTGCTGTGTATAACTCAATTGCTGATCAATTCGAAGGTGTGTGTTTTCTTGGTGACATAAGAGTGAAGGATATTCATCATGGTCTTGCACAACTTCAAGAAACACTACTTTCTGAAGTACTAGGTGAGAAGGATATTAAAGTAGGAGATGTTTACAGAGgaatttcaataattaaaagGAGGCTCCAAAGAAAGAAGGTTCTTTTGATTCTTGATAATGTTGACAAAGAGAAACAGCTACAGGTACTTGTAGGAGGACATGATTGGTTTGGCTTTGGCAGCAAGATCATAATCACTACAAGAGATAAACATTTGCTTGCCATTCAAGGTACTATGAAAGTATATGAGGTTAAACAGCTAAAAGGTGAAAAAGCTCTTGAATTGTTTAGTTGGCATgcgtttaaaaataaaaaagttgatcCAGATTATGTGGATATGGCAAAACATGCAATATCTTATTGTCATGGTCTTCCTTTGGCTTTGGAGGTAATTGGTTCTCACTTGTTTGGAAAATGTTTAGCTGTATGGAAATCCTCATTTGCTAAATATGAAAGAGTCATTCGTAAAGATATCCATGAAATTCTTAAAGTTAGCTATGATGATTTGGAAGAAGATGTAAAGGGTATTTTTCTAGATATAGCTTGTTTCTTCAATTCTTATGAAATAAGTTATGTTAGAGAAATACTATACTTACATGGTTTTCATGCGGAAGATGGCATACAAGAGCTAACTGACAAATCTCTCATGAAAATTGATGTTAATGGCTGTGTGAGAATGCATGATTTGATTCAAGACATGGGTAGAGAAATTGTGAGGCAAGAATCAACGTTGGAGCCTGGAAAACGCACTAGATTATGGTTTAGTGATGACATTGTGCATGTTTTGGAAGAAAACAAGGTATGATAGTTAGAATATTCCCTCTTTGCTTTCTtccttatatttatataaacatatttattaatatgtatttgttgtttaatttcaattaagatCAAAGTAAAAGAAATGGAGATTGATCAGTCACTCACCCAACAATGTTCTTGGTTTCagtaaaacgaagattgatcagTTTTCA from Cicer arietinum cultivar CDC Frontier isolate Library 1 chromosome 3, Cicar.CDCFrontier_v2.0, whole genome shotgun sequence encodes:
- the LOC101504766 gene encoding disease resistance protein Roq1-like translates to MAQPSLSSSFTYDWTYDVFLSFRGLDTRNNFTGNLYNSLHQRGIHTFIDEEEIREGDEITPTILQAIKHSRIFIAIFSDHYASSTFCLNELVMILECSKSQGRLFLPVFYDVDPFQIRYMTGTYAEAFTKHEARFKDEKDKVQKWRDSLLLAANVLGWHFKPGFESEYKFIRKIVKEVSLKINRIPLHVAKKPIGLKSQMLEVISLLGLESNERVNMVGIYGIGGIGKSTIARAVYNSIADQFEGVCFLGDIRVKDIHHGLAQLQETLLSEVLGEKDIKVGDVYRGISIIKRRLQRKKVLLILDNVDKEKQLQVLVGGHDWFGFGSKIIITTRDKHLLAIQGTMKVYEVKQLKGEKALELFSWHAFKNKKVDPDYVDMAKHAISYCHGLPLALEVIGSHLFGKCLAVWKSSFAKYERVIRKDIHEILKVSYDDLEEDVKGIFLDIACFFNSYEISYVREILYLHGFHAEDGIQELTDKSLMKIDVNGCVRMHDLIQDMGREIVRQESTLEPGKRTRLWFSDDIVHVLEENKGSDTIEVIIADFRKDIKVKWCGKAFGHMKNLRILIIRNARFSRGPQILPNSLRVLDWSGYQSSSLPSDFNPKNLAILNMSESCLKWFESLKVFEMLSFLDFEGCKFLTEVPSLSRLPNLGALCLDYCTNLIRIHDSVGFLVRLVLLSAQGCTQLESLVPYINLPSLETLDLRGCSRLECFPEVLGVMENIKDVYLDQTSLEQLPFTIGNLVGLQRLFLRGCLRMIQLPSYILPKIEIITTYGCRGFQSCTYEEKMSPKVFVNAMCVYNEYGKSFINVYSRNISFNDVIEICNPRWNHFFHDFKNLEYNLFCLGLIEGRVNIHDYGINVTSMRFWFRNKFPRIALWCFIEPGKHLDSVVLNFKLNVLINGITLLISSCDYIFYTQRKTEQMLCCEIQGKVEDVVLENEWNQVEILCDMDHLKPCESERILKWSLIYVYSENKKEDFRLFDNPDSPLSNKEIFQEMERVEEMLWVFGSTFARMEQELFADEDMLHVEDDTIE